The following proteins come from a genomic window of Thiothrix winogradskyi:
- the moaC gene encoding cyclic pyranopterin monophosphate synthase MoaC, whose protein sequence is MQSTAMDGQLTHFNAQGQAHMVDVGGKDFTHRIAVAEGRITMQPHTLEKILQGDHKKGDVLGIARIAGIMAAKKTADLIPLCHPLALTKVDIALTPQTETASVHCRVSVETRGQTGVEMEALTAVNITLLTIYDMCKAIDKGMSMEGIRLLLKSGGKSGEWIRT, encoded by the coding sequence ATGCAGAGCACCGCAATGGATGGACAACTGACCCATTTCAATGCTCAAGGTCAGGCACACATGGTTGATGTCGGTGGGAAAGATTTCACTCACCGCATCGCCGTTGCCGAAGGACGCATTACGATGCAGCCCCACACCTTGGAAAAAATCCTGCAAGGCGACCATAAAAAGGGCGATGTACTGGGCATCGCTCGCATCGCAGGCATTATGGCAGCTAAAAAAACTGCCGATTTAATCCCACTGTGTCATCCACTGGCACTGACCAAAGTTGACATCGCGTTAACACCACAAACTGAAACGGCTTCCGTCCATTGTCGTGTCAGCGTCGAAACACGCGGGCAAACCGGTGTTGAGATGGAAGCCCTAACCGCCGTGAATATTACCCTGCTAACCATCTACGATATGTGCAAAGCCATTGATAAAGGCATGTCAATGGAAGGCATCCGCCTGCTCCTGAAATCCGGTGGAAAATCAGGCGAATGGATCCGAACCTAA